The following are encoded in a window of Thermodesulfobacterium geofontis OPF15 genomic DNA:
- the rlmN gene encoding 23S rRNA (adenine(2503)-C(2))-methyltransferase RlmN → MNKPNLRNYQLEELKNLMEIIGEPSYRGEQIFHWITCKNAITFEEMTDLPKSLRTKLSENFSLELPEIVDKEEDIDGTVKFALKLKDNNLIETVIIPEKDHYTLCVSTQVGCPIGCKFCVTGKIGFKRNLEVYEIISQVVIARRYLKEKEEELPLRNIVFMGMGEPLLNLKNLIKALKILAHPKGFNYSRKRLTVSTVGLLKEMEILAKEFSTALAISLHAPTDEIRRELIPIAKKYSVEELILACKKFPRIKNSRTTIEYVIIKDVNDSLESAKKLADLLKGYPFKVNLIPFNPHPEIPFERPSQEVVERFQKYLLSRGILTTVRKSKGLGIDAACGQLGAKILKSLTPHSINKETAVGTG, encoded by the coding sequence ATGAATAAACCAAATTTAAGAAATTATCAATTAGAAGAATTAAAAAATTTAATGGAAATCATTGGAGAACCTTCCTATAGAGGAGAGCAGATTTTTCATTGGATTACTTGTAAAAATGCTATAACTTTTGAAGAAATGACAGATCTTCCAAAGAGCCTAAGAACAAAACTTTCTGAAAATTTTTCTCTTGAACTTCCAGAAATAGTTGATAAAGAAGAAGATATAGATGGAACAGTTAAATTTGCTTTAAAACTAAAAGACAATAATCTAATTGAAACAGTTATAATTCCAGAAAAAGATCATTATACTCTTTGTGTTTCAACTCAAGTAGGATGTCCCATAGGTTGTAAGTTTTGTGTTACAGGGAAAATTGGTTTTAAAAGAAATTTAGAAGTTTATGAAATAATTTCTCAAGTGGTTATTGCAAGAAGGTATTTAAAAGAAAAAGAAGAAGAGCTTCCTTTAAGAAATATAGTTTTTATGGGGATGGGGGAACCGCTTTTAAATTTGAAAAATCTTATAAAAGCTCTAAAAATACTTGCTCATCCTAAGGGATTTAATTATTCCAGAAAAAGACTTACTGTTTCAACTGTAGGGCTTTTAAAAGAAATGGAAATTCTTGCTAAGGAGTTTTCTACTGCCCTGGCAATATCTCTTCATGCTCCTACAGATGAAATTAGAAGAGAACTTATCCCTATAGCTAAAAAATATTCTGTTGAAGAGCTTATTTTAGCTTGTAAAAAATTCCCTCGCATTAAAAATAGTAGAACTACTATAGAATACGTAATAATAAAAGATGTAAATGATAGTTTGGAGTCTGCAAAAAAATTAGCGGATCTTTTAAAGGGATATCCTTTTAAAGTGAATCTTATTCCTTTCAATCCTCACCCTGAAATTCCTTTTGAAAGACCTTCTCAAGAAGTGGTAGAAAGATTTCAAAAATATCTTCTTTCAAGGGGAATATTAACTACTGTAAGAAAAAGTAAAGGTCTTGGTATTGATGCTGCTTGTGGACAGCTGGGTGCAAAAATTTTAAAATCTTTAACTCCACACTCCATTAATAAAGAAACCGCAGTTGGGACAGGTTAG
- the acpP gene encoding acyl carrier protein: MSVEEKVIEIISQKLNLSKDQIKPEASFVDDLGADSLDLVELVMAMEEAFGMEVPDEEAEKLRTVKDVIEYIKAKTGEQ; the protein is encoded by the coding sequence ATGTCAGTAGAGGAAAAAGTTATTGAGATTATTTCTCAAAAATTAAATCTTTCAAAAGATCAGATTAAACCTGAAGCATCATTTGTAGATGATTTAGGAGCGGATTCTCTTGATCTTGTTGAACTTGTTATGGCTATGGAAGAGGCTTTTGGAATGGAGGTTCCTGATGAAGAAGCTGAAAAATTAAGAACAGTTAAGGATGTTATAGAATATATAAAAGCCAAAACAGGGGAACAATAA
- the hemW gene encoding radical SAM family heme chaperone HemW: MKKVNLGLYLHVPFCLKKCPYCDFYSIETKVTKYLENKFLKALKEELKLLKNFLEERFEIKALSFITFYAGGGTPSLLSPYFYEDLFNFLTKNFNFSPKELTLEANPETLTLEKTKAFYEVGFNRISLGVQSFSSRGLKFLGRLHTQKNIFKALGFIKKSGFKNFSLDFIFGWKGQGEKTLKREILKALKFNPPHLSFYELTLEKGTPFYQIFKGEKYWIKDEKLMNLYKTIEEILEKNGYERYEISNYAIPNYECKHNLLYWKLKPYLGLGPSATSRVENLRWENPRNLNYYLNSLLKEKKLPLKIIENLNSYELAKEYIFMGLRLKEGISLKELKRKYNYYLPKNALDTLIRENLIKEEKERISLTFKGKLLHNQVVYYLWEKLCS, translated from the coding sequence ATGAAAAAAGTAAATTTGGGATTATACCTTCATGTGCCCTTTTGTTTAAAAAAATGTCCCTATTGTGATTTTTATTCTATTGAGACAAAGGTTACAAAATATTTAGAAAATAAATTTTTAAAAGCTTTAAAGGAAGAATTAAAACTTTTAAAAAACTTTTTAGAAGAAAGATTTGAAATAAAAGCTCTTTCTTTTATCACCTTTTATGCAGGTGGTGGAACTCCTTCTCTTCTTTCCCCTTATTTTTATGAAGACCTTTTCAATTTTTTAACCAAGAATTTTAATTTTTCTCCCAAAGAATTAACCTTAGAGGCAAATCCTGAAACACTTACTTTAGAAAAGACAAAAGCTTTTTATGAAGTAGGGTTTAATCGTATAAGCTTAGGAGTACAAAGTTTTTCTTCAAGGGGGCTAAAATTTTTGGGAAGACTCCATACTCAAAAAAATATTTTTAAAGCCTTAGGATTTATTAAAAAAAGTGGTTTTAAAAATTTTTCTTTAGATTTTATATTTGGATGGAAAGGACAAGGAGAAAAAACCCTTAAAAGGGAAATATTAAAAGCCTTAAAATTTAATCCTCCCCATTTGTCTTTTTATGAATTAACCTTAGAAAAGGGAACACCCTTTTATCAAATTTTTAAAGGGGAAAAATATTGGATAAAGGACGAAAAGTTAATGAATCTTTATAAAACAATTGAGGAAATTTTAGAAAAAAACGGATATGAAAGATATGAAATTTCCAATTATGCTATACCTAATTATGAATGTAAACACAATCTTCTTTATTGGAAACTTAAACCTTACTTAGGATTAGGTCCCTCTGCTACCTCAAGAGTAGAAAATCTAAGATGGGAAAATCCAAGGAATTTAAATTATTATTTAAATTCCCTTTTAAAAGAAAAAAAACTTCCCTTAAAAATAATTGAAAATCTTAATTCTTATGAATTAGCAAAGGAATATATATTTATGGGATTAAGATTAAAAGAAGGTATAAGTTTAAAAGAATTAAAAAGAAAATATAATTATTATCTGCCAAAAAATGCTTTAGATACTTTGATAAGAGAAAACTTAATAAAAGAAGAAAAGGAAAGAATATCTTTAACCTTTAAAGGAAAACTTCTTCATAATCAAGTGGTTTATTATTTATGGGAAAAGCTATGCAGTTAG
- a CDS encoding LptF/LptG family permease, with amino-acid sequence MKIYKRYLLVDLIKINLLLLFIFSSFYFLVDFFEKLGEFLSFKKPFYLFLTYIFWKSLANLYEFFPFACGLSGIILFLWLTRTGELLGFLSLGFSKKELITLTGKGIFLFSLLFGLAISILFPKAAFMSLYTWDYKIAEKREQYLVFNEQIFIRGPDFYLIAKPLEPKGEYLQDILLVFINKEELKKIIWAKEGFYKSEKWILKEVITQEENKNFSPEFFKNLSANLSIKPETLVMVEKPLKFLSLKELFERYKFLKMVNRPYKEEVAEIFLKVIYLFLPLFLGFFPTMVFVKNYTPSQVISPFLKGLIWYFILLTSYLFLQTLLRKGIFVAGILLSFLVFISFFTCFFKKIW; translated from the coding sequence ATGAAGATTTATAAAAGATACCTTTTAGTTGACCTTATAAAGATAAATTTACTTTTATTGTTTATTTTTTCTTCCTTTTATTTTTTAGTTGATTTTTTTGAAAAATTGGGAGAGTTTTTATCTTTTAAAAAACCTTTTTACCTTTTTTTGACTTATATTTTTTGGAAATCCTTAGCCAATTTATATGAATTTTTTCCCTTTGCTTGTGGATTATCAGGAATAATTTTATTTCTTTGGTTGACAAGAACAGGGGAATTACTTGGTTTTTTATCCCTTGGATTTTCAAAAAAAGAACTAATAACTCTCACAGGAAAGGGAATTTTTCTTTTTTCTTTATTGTTTGGATTAGCAATAAGCATCCTTTTTCCTAAAGCAGCTTTTATGAGTCTTTATACTTGGGATTATAAGATAGCTGAGAAAAGAGAACAATATTTAGTATTTAATGAACAAATTTTTATTAGAGGTCCTGATTTTTATCTTATAGCTAAGCCTTTAGAACCAAAAGGTGAATATTTACAAGATATACTTCTTGTTTTCATAAATAAAGAAGAGTTAAAAAAAATTATATGGGCTAAGGAGGGATTTTATAAATCTGAAAAATGGATTCTAAAAGAAGTTATTACTCAAGAAGAAAATAAAAATTTTTCTCCTGAGTTTTTTAAAAATTTATCCGCTAACCTTTCTATAAAGCCAGAAACTTTAGTAATGGTAGAAAAGCCTTTAAAATTTTTGTCTCTGAAGGAGCTATTTGAAAGATATAAATTTTTAAAAATGGTTAATAGACCCTATAAAGAAGAAGTTGCAGAAATATTTTTAAAGGTGATTTATCTTTTTTTACCTCTTTTTTTAGGGTTTTTTCCAACGATGGTTTTTGTTAAAAATTATACACCTTCTCAAGTAATAAGTCCCTTTTTAAAAGGGTTAATTTGGTATTTTATCCTATTGACTTCCTATTTATTTTTACAAACCCTTTTAAGGAAAGGTATATTTGTTGCAGGAATTTTATTATCTTTTTTGGTATTTATTAGTTTTTTCACTTGTTTTTTTAAGAAAATCTGGTAA
- a CDS encoding pyridoxal-phosphate-dependent aminotransferase family protein, producing the protein MEFLNKRYLFTPGPVPVAEDVLLSMAQPITHHRLPEFSEILKEIREDLKYLFQTKKEIYFFASSGTGAMESAIVNLFSPQDKVIIVVGGKFGQRWLELSQTYNLDPIVIEVPWGKAVKPEEVEKILKTKKDIKGVLIQACETSTGVKHPIKEIAEIVKDTPAVIVVDAISALGVYDLPMDKWGLDVVITGSQKALSLPPGLSFIAFSDKAQDMAKKSRLPKYYFDLQREKKAYEKNTTAFTPAVSLLIGLRKMLKRIKEIGLEKLFKHYQILSLACRKAVSALNLEIFPEVPSESLTVIKTPNGLNTGELLKFLRSKLGVVFAGGQDHLKGKILRITHMGNQSLFDLLIALSALEMGLNLFGYKVPLGKGIKSAEEVILNYIKEEYL; encoded by the coding sequence GTGGAATTTTTAAACAAAAGGTATCTTTTTACCCCAGGTCCAGTTCCTGTAGCAGAAGATGTACTTTTATCTATGGCTCAACCTATTACCCATCATAGATTGCCAGAATTTTCAGAAATTTTAAAAGAAATTAGAGAAGATCTAAAATATCTTTTTCAAACCAAAAAAGAAATTTATTTTTTTGCCTCTTCAGGAACAGGTGCTATGGAATCAGCTATTGTTAATCTCTTTTCTCCACAAGACAAAGTAATTATAGTAGTTGGTGGAAAATTTGGACAAAGATGGTTGGAACTTTCTCAAACCTATAATTTAGATCCGATAGTAATAGAAGTTCCTTGGGGGAAAGCTGTTAAACCTGAGGAGGTAGAAAAGATTTTAAAAACTAAAAAAGATATAAAAGGGGTTTTAATACAAGCTTGTGAAACCTCAACAGGGGTTAAACATCCTATAAAAGAAATTGCAGAAATTGTTAAAGATACCCCTGCAGTAATTGTAGTTGATGCTATTTCTGCTCTTGGAGTTTATGACCTTCCAATGGATAAATGGGGGCTTGATGTAGTGATTACAGGTTCTCAAAAAGCCTTAAGTTTACCTCCTGGTTTGTCTTTTATCGCTTTTTCAGATAAAGCCCAAGATATGGCTAAAAAATCAAGACTTCCTAAATATTATTTTGATCTTCAAAGGGAAAAAAAGGCTTATGAAAAAAATACTACAGCTTTCACTCCTGCTGTAAGTTTACTCATAGGATTAAGAAAAATGCTTAAACGCATAAAAGAAATAGGACTTGAAAAATTATTTAAACACTATCAAATCCTTTCCCTTGCTTGTAGAAAAGCAGTATCAGCACTTAATTTAGAAATTTTTCCTGAAGTTCCTTCTGAATCTCTTACAGTTATTAAGACTCCAAATGGACTAAATACAGGAGAACTTTTAAAATTTTTAAGAAGTAAATTGGGAGTTGTTTTTGCAGGAGGACAAGATCATCTCAAGGGAAAAATTTTAAGAATTACCCATATGGGTAATCAGTCTCTTTTTGATCTTTTAATAGCTCTTTCAGCTTTAGAGATGGGGTTGAACCTTTTTGGTTATAAAGTCCCTCTTGGTAAAGGAATAAAATCTGCTGAAGAAGTAATTTTAAATTATATAAAGGAAGAATATTTATAA
- the fabF gene encoding beta-ketoacyl-ACP synthase II: MKRRVVVTGLGAVTPLGIGVEETWKNIKAGKSGIGKITKFDASTLPSQIAGEVKNFKPEEFMPAKLVSRIDTFIQYAIAGARMALEDAKLPLKDLGDEVGVIIGVGMGGVGLIEHYTRVFDEKGYKRVSPFFIPMIIPNMAAGQVAILFGAKGPNSAVCTACAAGNHAIGEAFRIIREGKAKVMICGGTESVITPLCIAGFSVMKALSTRNEEPEKASRPFDAQRDGFVVAEGCGILILEDLEHAQKRGAKIYAELIGYGFNSDAYHMTAPPPNGEGAAKCIELALQDAGIEPSQVDYINAHGTSTPLNDVAETRAIKSVFKEHAYKLMVSSTKSMTGHLLGGAGGLEAVITVLALYEGIVPPTINLENPDPECDLDYVPNYARRADIKIALSNAFGFGGNNACLVFKKWENQ, encoded by the coding sequence GTGAAAAGAAGAGTAGTTGTAACAGGTCTTGGTGCAGTAACTCCTCTTGGAATAGGTGTTGAGGAAACTTGGAAAAATATTAAAGCCGGTAAATCAGGGATAGGGAAAATTACCAAGTTTGATGCCTCAACTTTACCAAGTCAAATTGCAGGTGAGGTAAAGAATTTCAAGCCTGAAGAATTTATGCCTGCTAAACTTGTTTCTCGTATAGATACTTTTATCCAATATGCTATAGCAGGAGCAAGAATGGCATTAGAAGATGCAAAGTTACCTTTAAAAGATCTTGGAGATGAGGTTGGAGTTATTATAGGTGTTGGAATGGGAGGGGTTGGACTTATTGAACATTATACAAGAGTTTTTGATGAAAAAGGTTATAAAAGAGTTAGCCCCTTTTTTATACCCATGATTATTCCTAATATGGCTGCTGGTCAGGTAGCTATTTTATTTGGGGCAAAAGGTCCCAATAGTGCAGTATGTACTGCTTGTGCAGCTGGGAATCATGCTATAGGAGAAGCTTTTAGAATAATAAGAGAAGGCAAAGCAAAAGTGATGATTTGTGGAGGAACAGAAAGTGTTATAACTCCCCTTTGTATAGCTGGATTTTCGGTTATGAAAGCTTTATCTACAAGAAATGAAGAACCTGAAAAAGCATCTCGCCCCTTTGATGCCCAAAGAGATGGTTTTGTAGTAGCAGAAGGTTGTGGAATATTGATTTTAGAAGATTTGGAACATGCTCAAAAAAGAGGGGCTAAAATATATGCAGAATTAATTGGATATGGTTTTAATTCAGATGCCTATCATATGACAGCCCCACCCCCTAATGGTGAAGGTGCTGCAAAATGTATAGAATTAGCTCTTCAAGATGCAGGTATTGAACCTTCTCAAGTAGATTATATAAATGCTCATGGAACAAGTACCCCTCTCAATGATGTAGCTGAGACAAGGGCTATAAAGAGTGTTTTTAAGGAACATGCTTATAAATTAATGGTTTCTTCAACTAAATCAATGACTGGGCATTTACTTGGAGGAGCAGGTGGTTTAGAAGCAGTAATAACTGTTCTTGCCCTTTATGAAGGAATAGTTCCCCCAACTATAAATTTAGAAAATCCTGATCCAGAATGTGATCTTGATTATGTTCCTAATTATGCCCGTCGTGCAGATATTAAAATAGCCCTTTCTAATGCCTTTGGTTTTGGTGGTAATAATGCCTGTTTGGTTTTTAAAAAATGGGAAAATCAATAG
- a CDS encoding tRNA1(Val) (adenine(37)-N6)-methyltransferase, whose protein sequence is MGKAMQLVPTPFLEGSIIVYQPERGFRFGIDSILLAYFLNLKPKDIVLEVGAGSGIISLIALKRFSHAKIFALELETLYIECLKRNVLENKLQERLFVIKGDIRNPPFKPGNFDVVFSNPPYFKSEAGRKSPYEIENITRRDIECDLNEFLKKVNYLLKNRGKFYLVFTALRLAELVYLLKNHRLEPKLLRLVYSYPGSEAKLVLLCAVKEAKEEIRILPPLYIYESRKGDYTEEVKNFLKRIDKN, encoded by the coding sequence ATGGGAAAAGCTATGCAGTTAGTTCCTACTCCTTTTTTAGAAGGCTCTATAATTGTTTATCAGCCTGAAAGGGGTTTTAGATTTGGTATAGATTCTATTTTATTAGCCTATTTTTTAAATTTAAAACCAAAGGATATAGTTTTAGAAGTTGGAGCAGGCTCTGGTATTATTTCACTTATCGCTTTAAAGAGATTTTCTCATGCAAAAATTTTTGCCTTAGAGCTTGAAACACTTTATATAGAATGCCTTAAGAGAAATGTTCTTGAAAATAAATTGCAAGAAAGGCTATTTGTAATTAAAGGAGATATAAGAAATCCACCTTTTAAACCTGGTAATTTTGATGTAGTTTTTTCTAATCCTCCCTATTTCAAAAGTGAAGCTGGAAGAAAAAGTCCTTATGAAATTGAAAATATTACAAGAAGAGATATAGAGTGTGATCTTAATGAATTTTTAAAAAAGGTAAACTATCTTTTAAAAAATAGGGGTAAATTTTATTTAGTTTTTACAGCTCTAAGACTTGCAGAATTAGTATATCTTCTTAAAAACCACAGACTTGAGCCAAAGCTTTTAAGATTGGTTTATTCCTATCCTGGTTCGGAGGCAAAACTTGTTCTTTTATGCGCAGTTAAAGAAGCTAAGGAAGAGATAAGAATTCTTCCACCTCTTTATATTTATGAATCACGTAAAGGTGATTATACCGAAGAGGTAAAAAATTTTCTAAAAAGAATTGATAAGAATTAA
- the amrS gene encoding AmmeMemoRadiSam system radical SAM enzyme, translated as MREALLYERLEDKKVKCNLCNHHCVIYPNHTGICGVRKNEEGVLFSLVYGKIIAEHLDPIEKKPLYHFLPGSWSYSIATVGCNFRCSFCQNFEISQYPHIYGGIPGKLTSPKDIVKIAKAQRAKSISYTYTEPTIFFEFAYDCAKLAENEGLKNVFVSNGYMTKEAIDYIKPYLHGINVDLKAFREEFYKKFCKAKLQPVLDNLKYLKSQGIWVEITTLIIPEENDDPAELRELANFIKTELGPDVPWHISRFFPHYQLLDKPYTPEETLLKAYYIGKEVGLYYIYIGNVPGNQYENTYCPKCNHLIIERYGFRVLKIDLKPDLTCPNCGFFINGVWS; from the coding sequence ATGAGAGAAGCTCTTTTATATGAACGTTTGGAAGATAAAAAGGTAAAGTGCAATTTATGTAATCATCATTGTGTTATCTATCCCAATCATACAGGGATTTGTGGAGTTAGAAAAAATGAAGAAGGAGTTCTTTTTTCCTTAGTTTATGGAAAGATAATTGCAGAACATTTAGATCCTATAGAAAAAAAACCGCTTTATCATTTTTTACCAGGCTCATGGAGCTATTCTATAGCAACTGTAGGGTGTAATTTTCGCTGTAGTTTTTGTCAAAATTTTGAAATTTCTCAATATCCTCATATTTATGGAGGCATTCCTGGAAAATTAACCTCACCAAAAGATATTGTAAAAATAGCTAAAGCACAAAGGGCAAAAAGTATTTCCTATACTTACACAGAACCTACTATCTTTTTTGAATTTGCCTATGATTGTGCCAAATTAGCAGAAAATGAAGGATTAAAAAATGTTTTTGTTTCTAATGGTTATATGACAAAAGAAGCTATAGACTATATTAAACCCTATCTTCATGGAATAAATGTAGATTTAAAGGCTTTTAGAGAGGAATTTTATAAAAAGTTTTGTAAAGCTAAACTGCAGCCTGTTTTAGATAATTTAAAATATTTAAAAAGCCAAGGTATATGGGTAGAAATTACTACTCTTATTATTCCGGAAGAAAATGATGATCCAGCTGAATTAAGGGAACTTGCGAATTTTATAAAAACTGAGCTCGGTCCTGATGTTCCCTGGCATATTTCTCGCTTTTTTCCCCATTATCAACTCTTAGATAAACCTTATACTCCTGAAGAAACTTTATTAAAAGCCTATTATATTGGAAAAGAAGTTGGACTTTATTATATCTATATAGGAAATGTTCCTGGGAATCAATATGAAAATACCTATTGTCCAAAATGTAATCATTTGATTATTGAAAGATATGGTTTTAGAGTTTTAAAGATAGATCTTAAACCTGATCTAACCTGTCCCAACTGCGGTTTCTTTATTAATGGAGTGTGGAGTTAA
- the serA gene encoding phosphoglycerate dehydrogenase: MKVLISDPISEEGIEILKNAGLEVVYKPGLPYEELLEIIPQFDALIIRSSTKVTKEVIERAKNLKVIGRAGTGLDNVDLQAANEKGIVVMNVPGGNTLSAAEHTLALIFAIARKIPQAVASLKEGKWEKKKFIGVELNNKVLGIIGLGRIGSIVADRALGMKMKVIAYDPFVSPEAAEKKGVELVSLEELLRRSDFITIHTPLTKETYHLIDEKAFSMMKDGVYIINCARGGIIDEEALYRAMVSGKVAGAALDVFEKEPVDPNHPLLSLENFIGTPHLGASTIEAQKTVAIEIAKQLVDYLLKGIIRNAVNVPSLPPEILKIITPILTLAEKIGLLAAQIAEGAIQEVEITYKGEISQLDVKPITLAFVKGLLSPFLKEDVNYVNALIRAKERDIKIIESKTEISEDFTSLISAKVKHTEGYTVVEGTIFGKKEPRIVRINGFRLDALPEGHMLYIFNEDRPGVIGKIGTILGNHNLNISRMYVGQDPMKKTNVILLSLDQPPTTEALKELSELTTVYLVKPLEL; encoded by the coding sequence ATGAAAGTTTTAATTTCAGATCCTATTTCAGAAGAAGGAATAGAAATTTTAAAAAATGCAGGCTTAGAAGTTGTTTATAAACCAGGTCTTCCTTATGAAGAATTATTAGAAATAATTCCTCAATTTGATGCACTTATTATAAGAAGCTCAACCAAAGTAACTAAAGAAGTGATTGAAAGGGCAAAAAATTTAAAAGTTATAGGAAGAGCAGGAACAGGTCTTGATAATGTAGATTTACAAGCTGCAAACGAAAAAGGCATAGTAGTTATGAATGTCCCAGGAGGAAATACTCTATCTGCAGCTGAACATACCTTAGCTTTAATTTTTGCAATTGCAAGAAAAATTCCTCAGGCTGTAGCATCCCTAAAAGAAGGAAAATGGGAAAAAAAGAAATTTATAGGAGTGGAACTTAATAATAAAGTCTTAGGAATTATTGGTTTAGGAAGAATAGGAAGTATTGTTGCAGATAGAGCCCTTGGAATGAAAATGAAAGTAATAGCTTATGATCCCTTTGTTTCTCCAGAAGCAGCAGAGAAAAAAGGAGTAGAACTTGTAAGTTTAGAAGAATTACTTAGAAGATCAGACTTTATAACTATTCATACACCCTTAACTAAAGAGACCTATCATCTTATAGATGAAAAAGCCTTTTCTATGATGAAGGATGGGGTGTACATTATAAACTGTGCAAGAGGAGGAATTATAGATGAGGAAGCACTTTATAGGGCTATGGTTTCAGGGAAAGTTGCAGGAGCAGCTCTTGATGTTTTTGAGAAAGAACCAGTAGATCCCAATCACCCTTTACTTTCCTTAGAAAATTTTATTGGAACCCCCCATCTCGGTGCTTCAACTATAGAAGCTCAAAAAACAGTTGCTATAGAAATAGCAAAACAATTAGTTGACTACCTTCTTAAGGGAATAATAAGAAATGCAGTAAATGTTCCTTCTTTACCTCCAGAAATTTTAAAAATCATTACACCTATACTTACTCTTGCAGAAAAAATCGGTTTACTTGCTGCCCAAATCGCAGAAGGAGCTATTCAAGAAGTAGAGATTACTTACAAAGGTGAAATCTCCCAGCTGGATGTTAAACCTATAACTCTTGCTTTTGTTAAAGGACTTCTTTCTCCATTTTTAAAAGAAGATGTAAATTATGTTAATGCCCTTATAAGAGCAAAGGAAAGGGATATAAAAATAATAGAATCTAAAACAGAAATTTCAGAAGATTTTACCTCTCTTATAAGTGCTAAAGTAAAACATACCGAAGGTTATACAGTGGTTGAAGGAACTATTTTTGGTAAAAAAGAACCTCGTATAGTTAGAATTAATGGATTCAGACTTGATGCTTTACCAGAAGGACATATGCTTTATATTTTTAATGAAGATAGACCAGGGGTAATAGGAAAAATAGGAACTATTCTTGGTAATCACAATTTAAATATTTCAAGAATGTATGTAGGGCAAGACCCTATGAAAAAAACAAATGTAATACTTCTTAGTTTAGATCAACCTCCCACAACAGAAGCTTTAAAGGAATTAAGTGAGCTTACCACAGTTTATTTAGTAAAACCTTTAGAACTTTAA
- a CDS encoding LptF/LptG family permease yields MKIFWKYHLREYTFYTFSFFLIFSAIITLVQGIIKLQDFLNFNPPFNVIFQLFILVFFQLLSFIYSLSVFMGVLFAIHRLKYEREVLAFCSLGFSLEDFMKPLLIFSLISLIITFLAHFFLSPWSKRRVKEIQIELVKAQAEKSFPEKRPIALGKDYYLYVRKSDLKDKAHYFKNIFLLKREKEGKKGFFIAQEGSYSPKENIFILIKGWGIFRDPQNNIEVLKFGDYKFKLNTKTFEEEKLYFKRGEKSFTELKEEIEKLKPGTSSYFKYFNEYYQRFFFPLSVLFLAFQAFFLSIYLKTSYRFLLFFIGIAAFLIFFIFYNFFSSLGENGKIFPLWSFVIFYFLISISLVFQYVGLKRKRELYL; encoded by the coding sequence ATGAAAATTTTCTGGAAATATCATCTTAGAGAATATACTTTTTATACTTTTTCTTTTTTTTTAATATTTAGTGCTATTATAACTCTTGTTCAAGGAATAATCAAATTGCAAGATTTTTTAAATTTTAATCCACCTTTTAATGTGATCTTTCAACTTTTTATCCTTGTCTTTTTTCAGCTTCTATCTTTTATTTATAGTTTATCAGTCTTTATGGGAGTTCTTTTTGCTATTCATAGGCTAAAATATGAAAGAGAAGTACTTGCCTTTTGTTCTTTAGGTTTTTCCTTAGAAGACTTTATGAAACCTCTTCTTATTTTTTCTTTAATTAGTTTAATAATAACCTTTTTAGCCCATTTTTTTCTTTCTCCTTGGTCTAAAAGAAGGGTAAAGGAGATTCAGATAGAACTTGTTAAAGCTCAAGCAGAAAAATCTTTTCCCGAAAAAAGACCTATAGCCTTAGGAAAAGATTATTACCTTTATGTGAGAAAATCAGATTTAAAAGATAAAGCCCATTATTTTAAGAATATATTTCTTCTAAAAAGAGAAAAAGAAGGTAAAAAAGGTTTTTTCATTGCTCAAGAAGGAAGTTATTCTCCCAAAGAGAATATATTTATTTTAATTAAGGGATGGGGAATTTTTAGAGATCCTCAAAATAATATAGAGGTTTTAAAATTTGGAGATTATAAATTTAAACTAAATACAAAAACCTTTGAAGAAGAAAAGCTTTATTTCAAAAGAGGAGAAAAAAGTTTTACAGAATTAAAAGAAGAAATAGAGAAACTTAAACCAGGAACTTCAAGCTATTTTAAATATTTTAATGAATATTATCAAAGATTTTTTTTTCCTCTCTCAGTTTTATTTTTAGCTTTTCAAGCTTTTTTTCTTAGTATTTATCTTAAAACCTCTTATAGATTTTTGCTCTTTTTTATAGGAATTGCAGCCTTTCTGATATTTTTTATTTTTTATAATTTTTTTTCTTCCTTAGGAGAAAATGGGAAAATTTTTCCTTTGTGGAGTTTTGTTATATTTTATTTTTTAATTAGTATTTCGCTTGTTTTTCAATATGTGGGATTAAAAAGAAAAAGAGAGCTATATTTATGA